The Xanthobacter flavus genome includes a window with the following:
- a CDS encoding FecR family protein, whose amino-acid sequence MTPTPRSVSPAFARAPIAASDRAIEWLVRIHSGAPGAEAEAQAFARWRAESPEHEAAAREAEALWHGLGGAGAVARDTARKTSREKITRRALIGGGAFAALGLGALAAGTIRDRLAADVATGVNEVRATDLPDGSRVLLNASTALALDFSGAERAVRLLSGQALFTVARDPDRPFVVTAADGRTRALGTAFDVDMQPDGVVVTVVEGGVTVAVREGSVTLRADQSLRYDAQGRAIGPRTVNADSVTAWRRGKLIFDRRPLVEVVAELQRHTHARIIIASGRLKGLEVTGVFELADPGSVLETIEQTLPVRVVRLPLLNVIL is encoded by the coding sequence ATGACGCCCACGCCCCGCTCCGTCTCGCCCGCGTTCGCCCGCGCACCCATTGCGGCAAGCGATCGCGCCATCGAATGGCTCGTGCGCATCCATTCCGGGGCACCGGGGGCGGAAGCGGAGGCGCAGGCTTTCGCGCGCTGGCGCGCCGAGAGCCCCGAACACGAGGCGGCGGCGCGCGAGGCCGAGGCGCTCTGGCACGGGCTCGGCGGCGCTGGAGCCGTCGCGCGGGATACGGCGCGCAAGACATCACGGGAAAAGATCACGCGCCGGGCGCTGATCGGTGGCGGGGCGTTCGCCGCGCTGGGCCTAGGCGCGCTCGCCGCCGGTACTATCCGCGATCGTCTCGCTGCCGACGTTGCTACCGGTGTCAACGAGGTGCGGGCGACGGACCTGCCGGACGGATCGCGCGTTCTGCTCAATGCGAGCACGGCGCTGGCGCTCGATTTTAGTGGGGCCGAGCGGGCCGTGAGGCTGCTCTCCGGGCAGGCCCTCTTCACCGTCGCGCGCGATCCGGACCGCCCTTTTGTCGTCACCGCCGCTGACGGGCGGACCCGCGCCCTCGGCACCGCCTTCGACGTGGACATGCAGCCCGACGGGGTAGTGGTGACAGTTGTGGAGGGCGGCGTCACCGTGGCAGTACGCGAGGGCAGCGTTACCCTGCGCGCCGACCAGAGCCTGCGCTATGATGCCCAAGGGCGCGCGATAGGCCCGCGGACGGTGAATGCCGACTCCGTCACCGCCTGGCGGCGCGGCAAGCTCATCTTCGATCGCCGGCCGCTGGTGGAGGTGGTGGCCGAGCTCCAGCGTCACACCCACGCACGCATCATCATTGCCAGCGGCCGCCTCAAGGGGCTTGAGGTGACCGGTGTGTTCGAACTGGCCGATCCCGGATCGGTGCTGGAGACCATCGAGCAGACGCTTCCGGTCCGCGTCGTGCGACTGCCGCTGCTCAACGTCATCCTCTGA
- a CDS encoding RNA polymerase sigma factor, whose protein sequence is MLLQDADDLLFREAAAPHVLALSVGQNELRSELAKRGNVRFLLTPPYHYSKSSRLLAFSEAAINFALLHRIAACPATMIAKTDTGGDLMLAYMRQWHELRTQLSRRVGSRDLAEEALQETWLRLAGMGQAPVGVRDCHAFLLRIAGNIAIDLLRRERRHAARQISDDAVLREIADATPSPEAYALHRDELRVLVRALAELGQKPRAALLFSRCDGLTHAEIGARLKVSDSMVAKYLVQALRHCRDRLRALD, encoded by the coding sequence GTGCTCCTTCAGGATGCCGATGATCTGCTTTTTCGTGAAGCGGCTGCGCCTCATGTTCTGGCCCTCTCAGTGGGCCAGAACGAACTTCGATCTGAATTAGCCAAGAGGGGCAACGTCAGGTTTCTTCTTACACCACCTTATCATTACTCCAAATCATCGCGATTGCTCGCCTTCAGCGAAGCAGCTATCAATTTCGCTCTTCTTCACCGAATAGCCGCCTGCCCCGCCACGATGATTGCGAAAACTGACACCGGCGGCGATCTGATGCTCGCCTACATGCGCCAATGGCATGAGTTGCGAACCCAACTCAGTCGACGCGTCGGTTCGCGGGACCTTGCCGAAGAGGCCCTTCAAGAGACGTGGCTGCGGCTTGCCGGCATGGGGCAGGCTCCAGTGGGGGTGCGTGACTGCCACGCTTTCCTCCTGCGCATCGCTGGCAACATCGCCATCGACCTGCTGCGGCGAGAACGCCGTCATGCCGCCCGGCAGATCAGCGACGACGCAGTGCTACGCGAGATTGCCGATGCCACGCCCTCTCCGGAAGCCTATGCGTTGCACCGCGACGAATTGCGGGTGCTGGTACGTGCCCTTGCCGAGTTGGGGCAGAAGCCCCGGGCCGCATTGCTGTTTAGCCGGTGCGACGGGCTGACACATGCAGAGATCGGCGCGCGCTTGAAAGTCTCCGACAGCATGGTCGCGAAATATCTGGTTCAAGCCCTACGGCACTGCCGCGACAGGCTGCGAGCATTGGACTAG
- a CDS encoding c-type cytochrome produces MNDEGTIRRRPRLKTLAAAAAGVAVVGAAVFGWIVSPPRIDDGGRTLPQAAAPELVARGKYIAELGDCVACHTTADGKPMAGGRGLETPFGMLYSTNITPDPKTGIGRYSFGAFDRAMRKGVTADGTHMYPAMPYPSYAKMSPDDMYALYVYLMKGVAPVDSPNRPSGIGFPFNQRWTLAFWNEMFLDTHPFVADAGKSEVWNRGAYLVQGLGHCGACHTPRGIGFQERAMSDTDGSGDMFLAGSKVEEWNAVNLRGLGDVDDTVELLKTGQNRFGTVSGSMTEVIHNSTQNFTDADLVAIATYLDGLPTDQPRRRTPVMPDTGVPAAMFTTRGGLAYAQFCADCHRLNGEGVAKVFPPLAGNPTVSAKDASTLVHITLTGWATAQTQAHARVFTMPGFARLGDDEIADILSFVRASWGGNATPVTAGEVKAARATLDPKVDTRPFDTPRIADVLNEPNAAQLVRGMRLNTETHTLLPKNVGNALNCSSCHLNAGTVADGSPYVGVSAFFPSYAPRAGREITLEDRINGCFLRSMNGKPLAKDGDDMKAMVAYFDWMKRETKPEDKVEGRGVGKISQAIKPDTENGAKVYAAQCAVCHGSNGEGIKDAAGAFVYPPLWGDQSFNIGAGMARTYTAAAFVKRNMPIGFHGGFPLGQGGLTDQEAVDVAEYFSHMPRPDFAPKVNDWPKDKKPADARY; encoded by the coding sequence ATGAACGACGAAGGTACAATCCGGCGCAGGCCGCGATTGAAGACGCTCGCGGCGGCCGCGGCCGGCGTTGCGGTGGTTGGCGCGGCGGTTTTCGGGTGGATCGTCTCCCCGCCGCGCATCGATGATGGCGGCCGCACGCTGCCGCAGGCGGCGGCCCCGGAGCTGGTGGCGCGCGGCAAGTACATCGCCGAACTGGGCGACTGCGTCGCCTGCCATACCACGGCGGACGGGAAGCCCATGGCCGGCGGGCGCGGGCTGGAGACGCCGTTCGGCATGCTCTATTCCACCAACATCACACCCGATCCGAAGACCGGCATCGGCCGCTACAGCTTCGGCGCCTTCGACCGCGCCATGCGTAAGGGCGTGACCGCCGACGGCACCCACATGTACCCGGCCATGCCGTACCCGTCCTATGCGAAGATGTCGCCGGACGACATGTATGCGCTCTACGTCTACCTCATGAAGGGAGTGGCGCCGGTGGATAGCCCTAACCGGCCGTCCGGGATCGGCTTCCCCTTCAACCAGCGCTGGACGCTCGCCTTCTGGAACGAGATGTTCCTCGACACCCACCCCTTCGTCGCCGATGCCGGCAAAAGCGAGGTGTGGAATCGCGGCGCCTATCTGGTGCAGGGGCTCGGCCATTGCGGCGCCTGCCATACGCCGCGGGGCATCGGCTTCCAGGAGCGCGCCATGTCCGACACGGACGGCAGCGGCGACATGTTCCTCGCCGGCTCAAAGGTCGAGGAATGGAACGCGGTCAACCTGCGCGGCCTCGGCGACGTGGATGACACGGTGGAGCTCTTGAAGACCGGACAGAACCGCTTCGGCACCGTCTCCGGCTCCATGACCGAGGTGATCCACAACTCCACCCAGAACTTCACCGACGCCGATCTCGTGGCCATCGCCACCTATCTGGATGGCCTGCCCACCGACCAGCCCCGCCGGCGGACGCCGGTCATGCCGGACACGGGTGTTCCGGCCGCGATGTTCACCACCCGCGGCGGGCTGGCCTATGCCCAGTTCTGCGCCGATTGCCATCGCCTGAACGGGGAGGGCGTCGCCAAGGTGTTCCCGCCGCTCGCCGGCAATCCGACCGTTTCGGCCAAGGACGCCTCGACGCTCGTCCACATCACCCTGACCGGCTGGGCGACGGCGCAGACGCAGGCGCATGCCCGCGTCTTCACCATGCCCGGCTTCGCCCGGCTGGGGGACGATGAGATCGCCGACATCCTCTCCTTCGTCCGCGCCAGCTGGGGCGGCAATGCCACGCCGGTCACGGCCGGCGAGGTGAAGGCTGCGCGCGCGACGCTCGATCCCAAGGTGGACACCCGGCCCTTCGACACGCCGCGCATCGCGGATGTGCTCAATGAGCCCAATGCGGCCCAATTGGTGCGCGGCATGCGCCTCAACACCGAGACGCACACTCTGCTGCCGAAGAATGTCGGCAACGCGCTGAACTGCTCCAGCTGCCACCTCAATGCCGGCACGGTGGCCGACGGCTCGCCCTATGTGGGCGTCTCCGCCTTCTTCCCCAGCTACGCGCCCCGGGCCGGGCGGGAGATCACGCTGGAAGACCGCATCAACGGCTGCTTCCTGCGCTCCATGAACGGCAAGCCGCTCGCCAAGGACGGCGACGACATGAAGGCCATGGTCGCCTATTTCGACTGGATGAAGCGGGAGACGAAGCCCGAGGACAAGGTGGAGGGCCGTGGCGTCGGCAAGATCAGCCAGGCGATCAAGCCGGATACGGAGAACGGCGCCAAGGTTTACGCCGCCCAGTGCGCCGTCTGCCACGGGTCGAACGGAGAGGGGATCAAGGACGCCGCCGGCGCCTTCGTCTATCCCCCGCTCTGGGGCGACCAGTCCTTCAACATCGGCGCGGGCATGGCGCGCACCTACACGGCTGCGGCCTTCGTGAAGCGCAACATGCCCATCGGCTTCCACGGCGGATTCCCGCTGGGCCAGGGCGGCCTCACCGACCAGGAGGCGGTGGATGTGGCCGAATACTTCAGCCACATGCCGCGGCCGGACTTCGCCCCCAAGGTGAACGACTGGCCGAAGGACAAGAAGCCGGCGGACGCCCGCTACTGA
- a CDS encoding L,D-transpeptidase, giving the protein MDLLLAANVLSRRSLFTTLVLPLALGACVTTQEEMPVKAPRIAPTDAARYGALEDGGFRIPAADPDDIKPRNVRQLVSNPTGQEPGTLVVDPRNRFLYLVQENGKALRYGVGVGREGLEFSGTANVGNKREWPSWRPTDAMIAREPVKYRPWAGGMAGGETNPLGARALYLFKDGKDTLYRIHGTNEPWTIGEAVSSGCIRMMNQDVIDLYRRVPNGTKVVVLPS; this is encoded by the coding sequence TTGGATCTTCTCTTGGCCGCCAACGTGCTCTCCCGTCGCAGCCTGTTCACCACTCTCGTCCTGCCGCTGGCCCTCGGTGCCTGCGTGACCACACAGGAGGAGATGCCGGTGAAGGCGCCGCGCATCGCGCCGACCGATGCGGCGCGCTATGGCGCGCTGGAGGACGGTGGCTTCCGCATCCCCGCCGCCGACCCGGACGACATCAAGCCGCGCAACGTCCGCCAGCTGGTGAGTAATCCCACCGGACAGGAGCCGGGCACGCTGGTGGTCGATCCCCGGAACCGCTTTCTCTATCTCGTGCAGGAGAACGGCAAGGCGCTGCGCTATGGCGTGGGCGTCGGCCGCGAAGGGCTCGAATTCTCCGGCACGGCGAATGTGGGCAACAAGCGCGAATGGCCGAGCTGGCGGCCCACCGACGCCATGATCGCGCGCGAACCCGTCAAGTATCGCCCTTGGGCCGGTGGCATGGCTGGCGGCGAGACCAATCCGCTGGGCGCCCGCGCCCTCTATCTGTTCAAGGATGGCAAGGACACGCTCTACCGCATCCACGGCACCAACGAGCCCTGGACCATCGGCGAGGCGGTCTCCTCCGGCTGCATCCGCATGATGAACCAGGACGTGATCGACCTGTACCGCCGCGTGCCCAACGGCACGAAGGTGGTGGTGCTTCCCAGCTGA